The Chryseobacterium phocaeense genome includes the window CAACCAAAGTTCCCCAAGCTTCTCCCACTCTTGCATTTAATGAAACTCCACCCTGGAAGCTATTCAGCAATAGATTGGTAATTCCCGGATAAAGGCTGATCACTTCATTTTTGTTTTTTGACCAGTTCACATCGATATTCCATGAGAAATCTTTTGATTTTATCGGCACCAGACCTAACTGTACTTCAACTCCGGTATTATCAATTCTACCGGCATTAATCACTTTGGCGGTGTACCCAAGCCCTGAAGAAACCGGAAGGTTAATAATCTGGTCAATCGTTTTAGTTTTATAATAAGCAACATCAATCGTAAGTCTGTCTTTTAAGAAATGAGCTTCTGTACCTATTTCAAATTCTTTAGATCTTTGAGGTTTCAGATTAGGATTAGACTGTGTCAGAATCGGGTTATATATTCCTACACCAGATAAGATTCCTGCTGATCTGTAATTATTAGCCAACTGGTAAGGATCTGCAGTACCTCCTACCTCGGCGTAGTTTGCTCTTAATTTCCAGAAATTCATCCAGTTTTTAGTATCCAGTATTTCAGACATAATTACAGCTCCCGTGATGGAAGGATAATTATAAACATTGTTTCCTGCAGGTAAAGTAGAACTCTGATCTATTCTCCATGTTCCATCAAGATAGAATTTTTTAAAGAAATCGAATGAAGCAGTCACGTATCCTGAGTTGGTTTGCGTAATAGATTCAATCTCATCCGGCGCTAAAGGTGTCTTTTTGGAATTAGACAACGCATAAATTCCCGCAACAATCAATCCTCCTTCAGTGGAAGCGTAGATAGAATTTACATAGTTCCTGCGGATATTTCCACCCACTACTCCGGAAACATTGATATCGTCTGTAATATTGAACTTATAATTAGCCATCAGGTCATAATTCGTTTCAGTTCTTAACACATCACGTCTTGCATAGCCTGAACCAATAGAGTTATTTGATTGCCCGAAAGCCTGTGGAAGAGATCCGACAGCCAATCTGTTTTCAGCGATAAGGTTTGACCTGTCATAAGAAACTTTTCCGGTAACTGAAATATTATCCAATAAATCATAAGTCAACTGTCCGTAGGTGAAATTTCTGAATCTTCTATCAGAAGTATAATTCTGATAAGCCTGGAAATAAGGGTTATTCCAATAGGCCGGTGCTCCGTTTGCCGCTGTTTTTCTATTCCATGTCACGTTACCATAATTATTGGCAGCACTGGCAATAGCAGGATCAACATTAGCAAAATAGGCTCTTTCCAGATCTTTAACATCTACGTTGGTTTGCCACCACTGTCTGAAACCTGTTGCCGTATTGTTGGAATACCCGGTGATACTTCTCCCTGTAGTTTCCTGCAGAGTCATTGTAGAATAGAAAGAAGAATGCAACTTAGGAGTCAGATCATAATTAACCTTTAAAGAGAAATTATTTTTGGTAAGCTCAGAATTAGGCATTAAACCATCAGACATCATATTTTCATAGGTGAAACTGATGTTTTTTCCTTTCTGCCCTTTTTCTAAAGTTATACTATTGGTAAATGTAGTAGGATTATTGAAAAATTCAATAGGCCCATTTTTAGCAGCTACCCAAGGAGTCGCTTTTTTATAGTTAGGTGAAGTAGGGTCAAAAGAGTCCCATTGATACACCAACAGATTGGGATCAAATTTTGGTCCCCAGGAAGCATCAGCATTAAAGTTGGCATTATTTAAACCATCAGCGGCCTGCGTTCCGAATTTTTGTGAATAGCCGGCTCCATAGCGTGTCTGGTATTCCGGAAATGTAGATTTGTCAATAAAGCCCACCTGCATAGAAGATGACAATGTTACTCCCCAGGATCCATCATCTTTTCCTTTTCCGTTTTTAGTGGTTATTACAATAACTCCATTCAGACCTCTTTCTCCATATAGAGCTGAGGCCGCTGCACCTTTCAGAACGTTGATAGACTCAATATCTTCCTGGTTTATATCAGACAAAGCATTCCCATAATCTACATTTTTCTCCTGTGTAGAGATATTATTCACGGGCGAACCATCAATTACAATTAGAGGATTTCCTCCTCCAAGTGTTTTAATCCCTCTTATCAGTAAGTTTGCCGAACCTCCAAAATTGTTGGTGGTAGTAACGTTAAGACCGGCCACTTTTCCTGATAATTGTGATGCAATGTTACCGGTATTTGTGGTACCGTCGGAAAGAGCACTTGCCTTGATTTCCTGTGATGCATATCCAAGAGATTTCTTTTCCCTCTTAATTCCGAGTGCGGTTACTACTACCCCCTCAATTTCTTTTGTTTTTAAAGTATCTTTCTTCTCCTGTGCGTGAACTACGGCAATGGATGAAGATAATACCAAAACAAGCAGACCTGCTGTTAATTTCTTCATATCTAATTTTTATTTATGTAACCCTACAAATTTGTAAAACTTTGGTAAAAACACAAAAAAAATCTTAAAAATATGTTAAAAATCAACCAAATAATGTAATTTGGATTAAAATAAACGTTAAATCAAAATAATGTGAAAAAATTAAACCATATTATTCGTTTTTTAACATATTATTTTATTCAATTCAGGAAAATCATGCTGATTTCATAAAACCCTCACAAAACAGCTATAAGGAACTGATTACCAATTAAATGATAGATCCAAATTAGAAATAAGGATTCCAAATGAAAAAAATAATATGCTATGCATATTATTTTTATTCTTCTTAAAAACGCGAGTTGAAAGGTATTGACATAAAAAAACCGCCCGAAGGCGGTAATAAATATATTAAAATCTGTAGGATTAATTTTGGTTCCAGAAAGGAGTAAGCTGATTTTTAACAAAAATATCAGCAGCTGACATATTTGGAACATTAGC containing:
- a CDS encoding SusC/RagA family TonB-linked outer membrane protein — encoded protein: MKKLTAGLLVLVLSSSIAVVHAQEKKDTLKTKEIEGVVVTALGIKREKKSLGYASQEIKASALSDGTTNTGNIASQLSGKVAGLNVTTTNNFGGSANLLIRGIKTLGGGNPLIVIDGSPVNNISTQEKNVDYGNALSDINQEDIESINVLKGAAASALYGERGLNGVIVITTKNGKGKDDGSWGVTLSSSMQVGFIDKSTFPEYQTRYGAGYSQKFGTQAADGLNNANFNADASWGPKFDPNLLVYQWDSFDPTSPNYKKATPWVAAKNGPIEFFNNPTTFTNSITLEKGQKGKNISFTYENMMSDGLMPNSELTKNNFSLKVNYDLTPKLHSSFYSTMTLQETTGRSITGYSNNTATGFRQWWQTNVDVKDLERAYFANVDPAIASAANNYGNVTWNRKTAANGAPAYWNNPYFQAYQNYTSDRRFRNFTYGQLTYDLLDNISVTGKVSYDRSNLIAENRLAVGSLPQAFGQSNNSIGSGYARRDVLRTETNYDLMANYKFNITDDINVSGVVGGNIRRNYVNSIYASTEGGLIVAGIYALSNSKKTPLAPDEIESITQTNSGYVTASFDFFKKFYLDGTWRIDQSSTLPAGNNVYNYPSITGAVIMSEILDTKNWMNFWKLRANYAEVGGTADPYQLANNYRSAGILSGVGIYNPILTQSNPNLKPQRSKEFEIGTEAHFLKDRLTIDVAYYKTKTIDQIINLPVSSGLGYTAKVINAGRIDNTGVEVQLGLVPIKSKDFSWNIDVNWSKNKNEVISLYPGITNLLLNSFQGGVSLNARVGEAWGTLVGADYTYLNGQKVIDPKTGKYLQNGNQIIGNTTPDWIGGIRNSINYKGFSLSFLIDMRKGGDIFSTDMYYGLSSGLYKETAEGDYRDKNVIIPGVLPDGSPNNISLSQFDNGYSYGYKTQPAREFVYDGSFIKLREASIGYMLPKSLLEGTKIYDAKISLVGRNLWIIHKNLPYADPEAMVGGGLNSYGWSIGSMPTTRDFGVNVTFKF